A single window of Culicoides brevitarsis isolate CSIRO-B50_1 chromosome 3, AGI_CSIRO_Cbre_v1, whole genome shotgun sequence DNA harbors:
- the LOC134834326 gene encoding uncharacterized protein LOC134834326 isoform X1, producing the protein MSSCLKIGFLGGGKMAQAMAKGFISAGLTKSEHIVASDPVDMAKDAFKVRNFMKKYFFYNFFFKSLGCTVFDDNEKVVKNSEIVFLSVKPVIMPSVLAQIRNLSADKLFISIAMGITLQQLEKGLSDKSRVIRVMPNTPMLVKKGASVYVKGSKATSNDAKTTRQLLESVGICEEVPESYLDPVTALSGSGPAYIFVAIEALADGAVKMGLPRELAYKLASQTVLGAGELVYQNINIRHPGQLKDDVSSPAGSTTAGLGFLEKSNFRYALQGAVEAACEQCRKVSSKKD; encoded by the exons atgagTTCTTGTTTAAAAATCGGATTTTTAGGAGGCGGAAAGATGGCACAAGCAATGGcaaaaggatttatttcagcAGGACTTACAAAAAGTGAACATATTGTCGCGAGTGATCCTGTCGATATGGCAAAAGATGCTTTCaaagtaagaaatttcatgaaaaaatattttttttataatttttttttcaagtctttAGGTTGCACAGTATTCGATGATAAcgaaaaagtcgtaaaaaactCAGAAATCGTATTTTTGTCTGTTAAACCTGTTATTATGCCTTCCGTTCTCGCACAAATCCGTAACTTGAGTGCCGACAAACTTTTCATATCGATCGCCATGGGAATCACGCTTCAACAACTCGAAAAAGGACTTTCTGACAAATCTCGTGTAATTCGTGTCATGCCAAATACTCCAATGCTCGTCAAAAAAGGAGCAAGCGTTTATGTGAAAGGCTCAAAAGCTACAAGTAACGATGCGAAAACAACTCGACAACTTTTGGAATCTGTCGGTATTTGCGAAGAAGTACCCGAAAGTTATTTAGATCCCGTAACAGCTCTCAGCGGATCAGGTCCTGCTTATATTTTTGTCGCTATCGAAGCATTAGCGGATGGCGCAGTGAAAATGGGACTTCCGCGAGAACTCGCATACAAGTTGGCAAGTCAAACGGTACTTGGAGCGGGAGAACTCGTATatcaaaatatcaatattCGACATCCGGGACAATTGAAAGATGATGTTTCGAGTCCTGCGGGTTCAACAACTGCTGGATTGGGCTTCCTTGAAAAGAgca attttagatATGCATTACAAGGAGCTGTCGAAGCCGCATGTGAACAATGTCGTAAAGTTTCGTCGAAAAAAGACTGA
- the LOC134834326 gene encoding pyrroline-5-carboxylate reductase 3 isoform X2: protein MSSCLKIGFLGGGKMAQAMAKGFISAGLTKSEHIVASDPVDMAKDAFKSLGCTVFDDNEKVVKNSEIVFLSVKPVIMPSVLAQIRNLSADKLFISIAMGITLQQLEKGLSDKSRVIRVMPNTPMLVKKGASVYVKGSKATSNDAKTTRQLLESVGICEEVPESYLDPVTALSGSGPAYIFVAIEALADGAVKMGLPRELAYKLASQTVLGAGELVYQNINIRHPGQLKDDVSSPAGSTTAGLGFLEKSNFRYALQGAVEAACEQCRKVSSKKD from the exons atgagTTCTTGTTTAAAAATCGGATTTTTAGGAGGCGGAAAGATGGCACAAGCAATGGcaaaaggatttatttcagcAGGACTTACAAAAAGTGAACATATTGTCGCGAGTGATCCTGTCGATATGGCAAAAGATGCTTTCaaa tctttAGGTTGCACAGTATTCGATGATAAcgaaaaagtcgtaaaaaactCAGAAATCGTATTTTTGTCTGTTAAACCTGTTATTATGCCTTCCGTTCTCGCACAAATCCGTAACTTGAGTGCCGACAAACTTTTCATATCGATCGCCATGGGAATCACGCTTCAACAACTCGAAAAAGGACTTTCTGACAAATCTCGTGTAATTCGTGTCATGCCAAATACTCCAATGCTCGTCAAAAAAGGAGCAAGCGTTTATGTGAAAGGCTCAAAAGCTACAAGTAACGATGCGAAAACAACTCGACAACTTTTGGAATCTGTCGGTATTTGCGAAGAAGTACCCGAAAGTTATTTAGATCCCGTAACAGCTCTCAGCGGATCAGGTCCTGCTTATATTTTTGTCGCTATCGAAGCATTAGCGGATGGCGCAGTGAAAATGGGACTTCCGCGAGAACTCGCATACAAGTTGGCAAGTCAAACGGTACTTGGAGCGGGAGAACTCGTATatcaaaatatcaatattCGACATCCGGGACAATTGAAAGATGATGTTTCGAGTCCTGCGGGTTCAACAACTGCTGGATTGGGCTTCCTTGAAAAGAgca attttagatATGCATTACAAGGAGCTGTCGAAGCCGCATGTGAACAATGTCGTAAAGTTTCGTCGAAAAAAGACTGA
- the LOC134834327 gene encoding uncharacterized protein LOC134834327: MDNMTVTVPHEPVWLLDRRGSSGHLFWRRDSSKVKFRCDVEILEYVKDPREDQFFPETHEDNKIANILVIAATCMAAVCATVVIPWLLIGSS, translated from the exons atggaCAACATGACTGTAACAG TTCCTCACGAGCCTGTTTGGCTTCTCGATCGACGCGGAAGTAGCGGGCATCTTTTTTGGCGACGGGACTCGTCAAAAGTCAAGTTTCGTTGCGACGTTGAAATTTTGGAGTATGTCAAGGATCCTCGCGAAGACCAATTTTTCCCTGAAACGCATGAAGACAACaaaattgcaaatattttgGTAATAGCAGCAACGTGTATGGCAGCTGTTTGCGCTACTGTCGTAATTCCATGGCTATTGATTGGAAGTTCATAA